The sequence below is a genomic window from Polyangiaceae bacterium.
CACCCAGATCGCCCGTGGTGCAGGCTTCGCCTTGGCCGTTCACGCCCGCCTTCTGGTCCGGATTGTAGACGTAGGGGCAGTTGTCCACGGAGTTGAAGACGCCGTCGCCGTCCAGGTCGTCGTCGCAGTCGTCGCCGATGTTGTCCTCGTCGGAGTCGTCCTGGTTGTCCGTCGCCAGGCGGGGGCACAAGTCCAAGCTGTTGGGAATGCCGTCGTTGTCCTGGTCGATGTCGCACAGATCTCCGATGCCGTCGCCATCCGTGTCCGTCACGTTCATGCTCGCGACGGTGGGACAGTTGTCCATCAGATCCGGGATGCTGTCGTTGTCGTCGTCCTCGTCGCAGGCGTTGCCTTCGCCGTCGCCGTCGGTGTCCAACTGGTCGGAGTTGGCTCCGCTGGGGCAGTTGTCGTCTGCGTCCGGAACGCCATCGTCGTCGTCGTCGTCCTCGCAGGCGTCGCCCTTGCCGTCTTGGTCGCTGTCGAGCTGGTCGGCGTTCTTCACCAGCTTGCAGTTGTCCTTGGTGTCGGCCACGCCGTCGCCGTCATCGTCGGAATCACAGGCGTTGCCCTTGCCGTCTTTGTCGGTGTCTTGCTGGCTCTTGTTCGCCGTGGTGGGGCAGTTGTCCTTGCTGTCGGCGACGCCGTCGCCGTCGTCGTCGGAATCGCAGACGTCGCCCTTGCCGTCCTTGTCGGTGTCCAGCTGGCCCGAGTTCTTGTTCAGCGGGCAGTTGTCCTTGGTGTCGGCGACGCCATCGCCGTCGTCGTCGCTGTCACAAGCGTCGCCCTTGCCGTCCTTGTCGGTGTCTTTCTGGCTGCTGTTCTTGGTGGACGGACAATTGTCCTTGTTGTCCGCAACGCCGTCGCCGTCCTTGTCGGTGAACTCCTGGATGTTGTCCCGCCGAATGGCCTTGTAGCTGGAGCTGATGCTGCGGCCGCCGCGAACGCAGCCATAGCTGCAGCCCTTGCACTCGATGGCCGTGACCCAGCCCCACGGGTCGCCGCTTTCGTACAGGAAGATGTGGCCGGCACCGCCCGTGTTGTACACGAACGAATCGGCCTTCTTCGCGTTGGAGCGAGAGATGGTGCTCCAGTGGTAGGAGTAGTTGTCGAAGTAGTAGGTGGAGTAGGGGTGCGCGTCGGTGCTCACGCTGATGGAACCGGGTACCTGCCACGCCTTCGCCACGAAGCCGGAGCAGTCCGCGCCGTAGGAGCCATAGTGGCTGCAGCTGGGGCAGCCGCCGGAGCAGGAGCCGTAGCTGGTGGAGGTCGTGCTCCAACGTCCGTGGCCCCACCAGTAGGAGAACTTCACCACGCCCTTGCCGCGCGCGATGATCTGATCGCGGGTCATGGCCGGCGGCGCTGCCAGCGCGGGCGCCGCGACGGCGAGCCCGAAGGCGAAGGCGAGGACTTTGCTCGGGAGGTTCATAGCGCCACCTTGCTCAGCGTCACGCCGCGTTCGTCCCAGCCCATGTGGTAGAGGGCGCCGTCCGCGCCCACGCGAATGCGACGAAAGCTCTCCTCGGCGCCGCGGTTGGCGGGCAATCGGACCCGCGTCAGCTCGGCGCCGTTCGGTTCGAGCACGACCACCTCTTCCGCGGCGTCGAGCACGTCGAAGCTGGGAGCCGAACCCTCGAGCAGCAGGCTGGCGCCGAGGAAGATGCGGCCGTGGGCGTCGGTGTCCAACGACAGGATCTGCCACACGGGCAGGTCGAAACCGACCTTCACCAGCGGCTCCGCGGGGTCGTCGCCCCGCTTGCGGGCGATCCACGCGGCGAGCTCGCCGCTCTTGGATGCACGCAGCACCGAGCCGTCCGGAGCGAAGCGCCCCTGAACGATGTCGCGATCGTCGAGGGGGTTCTCGTCGGCGTCGGCCACTCGCACCAAGTTCTGGTGCTGGACCTCGACCCAAGTGCCGTCGTCGCGCTGGAACAAGCCGGTGACGTCACCGCCTTCCTTGATGCCTTGGCCCACCAGGCCGATCTCGTGCGTGACGTGCCCGGCTTCGTCGACGTAGGCGACGCTCTCGGTGGCGAGCCGGTCCAGAAGAGCGAGGCTCTTGCTCTTGGTGAGCGCCACGTCTTGGAAGGTGTCTGCGGGCAGCGGCACCGAGCGCGGCTCGGCGCCGGGCTCGAAGACCTCCACGCGACCATTCACCTGGTCGAGCACGAAGGCGCTCCCATGCTCGTCCACGGCGAAGCTCATCGGCCCTTCCGGGGACGACTCGTTGGCGATCTTCTTGCCGAGCTGTCCCGGGCCGCCGCCCCAGCGAGCCTGCACGACGGGCACTGCGCGCTTCGGTGCTGCGGTGGGCTTCGCTGCAGATGCTTTGGGTTCTTGGGGTCGGGTCGGCGCGAGCACGGCGTGCACCAGCGGCGCCGCCGTGGGGGCGGAGACGGGCGCCGGCGAGGCGGACCGGTGCGCGGAGCGCTCCGCCTTCGGCGAGCGCCACAGGAGCGCGGCGACGATGGCCAGGGACGCGGAGCCAATCAGGGCGAGATGGCGCTTTCGCATGGCAGTGGCAGAAGGAATTGCAAGCCGGGGGCCGTGCGAAACGATCGAGATCTCCACTACTTGCAGGGTCGGTGCCGCCAACCGGGAGTTGGCGCTGAAACCCCCGGTTGGCACGAGCTACCTTCACGCCATGCGTCAGCTGGTTCTGTGCTTGGCCCTTTCTGCCTGTGCGTCCGCACCCCCTTTGCCTCCCGAGCCGCCCTCGGACTGCGGCACCGAGCGGGCGGAGCTCGAACGAAAGCTGCAGCGCGCGGAGCAGCGCATTGCCGAGCTCGAAGCAGACAAGAACGACGACCCGCCCCCCGTCATCGCCGTCGCTCCGGCGGCGGTTCCAGAGCGCGTGAGGGAGGGCTCCTACCGAGTGCCTCGCGCCTTCCTGGACGATCTACTCAGCGATCAGAGCCGCTTGATGCGCAGCGTGCGCGTAGTGCCGGCTCAGAAGGACGGCGTGATCACGGGAGTGCGCTTGTTCGGGATTCGACCCGAAAGTCCGCTTTCCACTCTTGGGTTCTCCAACGGAGACGAGCTCCGCAAGATCAACGGTCAAGAGGTGTCCAGCCCGGACGAGGCGCTGAAGGCCTACACCCAAGTTCGGGGCGCGAGCGTCATCGACGTCGAGCTGGTCCGAAACTCGGAGCCCATCACCCTGCACTACCAGATCGTGGACTGAGCTTAACGCGTCGACGCCAGGAGCGAGAAGGCCTGGGCCAGGCCATCGTGTAGCGCCTTGACGTCGCCCTGCTTCCAGGTGGAGCGATCCCCGCGCACGAAGGTGGTCAGGTCCTTGCGGTTGTCGAAGCGTGCCGTCGGCAGGTGGAACACGCGGTCGCGGTAGTTGACCGAGCCATCCGGTGCGTGGTCGGCGAAAATGCGCTCGACGCGCACCGTGTTCGGCTTGTCGGACTGTTCCAAGAGCCACGCCATGTCGTCACAGCCGTACT
It includes:
- a CDS encoding thrombospondin type 3 repeat-containing protein; translation: MNLPSKVLAFAFGLAVAAPALAAPPAMTRDQIIARGKGVVKFSYWWGHGRWSTTSTSYGSCSGGCPSCSHYGSYGADCSGFVAKAWQVPGSISVSTDAHPYSTYYFDNYSYHWSTISRSNAKKADSFVYNTGGAGHIFLYESGDPWGWVTAIECKGCSYGCVRGGRSISSSYKAIRRDNIQEFTDKDGDGVADNKDNCPSTKNSSQKDTDKDGKGDACDSDDDGDGVADTKDNCPLNKNSGQLDTDKDGKGDVCDSDDDGDGVADSKDNCPTTANKSQQDTDKDGKGNACDSDDDGDGVADTKDNCKLVKNADQLDSDQDGKGDACEDDDDDDGVPDADDNCPSGANSDQLDTDGDGEGNACDEDDDNDSIPDLMDNCPTVASMNVTDTDGDGIGDLCDIDQDNDGIPNSLDLCPRLATDNQDDSDEDNIGDDCDDDLDGDGVFNSVDNCPYVYNPDQKAGVNGQGEACTTGDLGDSQGFDGPGPAGQIDETMKGGCGCSVPVNEAPSSAWLLAAGLGVAIARRRRR